Part of the Nostoc sp. ATCC 53789 genome, GCAAGGAGTATTAGTTAATGGCAATGCTTACATCCCCATTGATTTAGTAGATCGTTTGCGAATTGATCTTTCAAAAGCCGCTAATGTTAATCGAATTACCTATCGCAAAATAGTTTATATTAAAGCAATAGAACTCCGAGATTTTAATGTCGCCGTTAATTGGGACGCTGCAACTCGGACTGTCAGTTTGCGCTCCAATTTGATCGTTTGTCCTGGTCAATTGGAACGAGTAATGTCAAATGGTAATACTTCCGAAATACAGTTGCAATTATTCCTCAGAAACAATAACGAAAATGCTTTGGCAAAGTTTCCAGATATTCCCAAACTTTATCGGGAAGAAGCAGGGATAGAGGGAGTAAACTATGATATTGCCTTTTGCCAAATGTGTGTAGAAACTGGATTTTTACGCTTTGGCGGAGATATTAAACCTGAGCAAAATAACTTTGCAGGTTTAGGTGCGATCGGTGGTGGTTCAGAGGCTGCATCTTTTCCAAGTGCCAGAATTGGAGTGAGGGCACACGTCCAACATTTGAAAGCTTACGCCAGTTTAGAACCTTTGGTACAAGAAGTAGTAGATCCAAGGTTTCGCTTTGTCACACGTGGAATTGCAACATTAATCGATCAACTATCAGGGCGATGGTCAGCAGATTTAGACTATGGTGCCAGGATTTCAGCAATGCTTAAACGATTATATGAATCAGCAGGACTTCTTTGAGTGTTGATTAAATAAACTTGCACTAATTACTTGAAACCT contains:
- a CDS encoding N-acetylmuramoyl-L-alanine amidase is translated as MGRIFISAAHGGREAGGIDLGAIAGGTTEAKEMILLRDLIVTELRARNLEILAVPDDLSAAQTITWINSRGRRGDIALEIKSDAANSPSVRGASVFYIANNSDRKSNGEQLLVGLLRRVPQLPNRGVKPDTDSGLGSLAFCRQTTLPALAMQVGFLSNPEDRALLQTRRRDFALGIADGLATWSRAIDPTPGTPTEANYPPINININGQNYSEQGVLVNGNAYIPIDLVDRLRIDLSKAANVNRITYRKIVYIKAIELRDFNVAVNWDAATRTVSLRSNLIVCPGQLERVMSNGNTSEIQLQLFLRNNNENALAKFPDIPKLYREEAGIEGVNYDIAFCQMCVETGFLRFGGDIKPEQNNFAGLGAIGGGSEAASFPSARIGVRAHVQHLKAYASLEPLVQEVVDPRFRFVTRGIATLIDQLSGRWSADLDYGARISAMLKRLYESAGLL